A section of the Lineus longissimus chromosome 1, tnLinLong1.2, whole genome shotgun sequence genome encodes:
- the LOC135483683 gene encoding uncharacterized protein LOC135483683 yields MLQTLFYIGVLTPAAIVVFLFVIFLICWFKCNLRERIYQKIGRGHNSTQSSLADTKDYMNGKMQPQVAVRQEHLENEDNESRCGSVRIINGQVVKYNRGEFPYMKRESWRYMSSKSVSKIRQEILQDKVFPPLPPIWTTAADSSSSLDSETAMTKPWLPQEGKGQGHEQPPRESQMWNNERHCSWSHSPQRPSVDNSPVNIKQQGQNADLPESSSDTSDSLGTSPAIHRENTAVRPLYFSQTPILTQSSIHGSPKRNHNYNQKTLNEKIPDKSYDLFLKTEPSTDSRLTMTANSNGCQKQLLLDSQDLGTSTDVDNIYLSVMPNVRPPIVSV; encoded by the coding sequence ATGCTGCAGACCTTGTTCTACATCGGCGTGTTGACACCCGCAGCGATTGTCGTCTTCCTCTTCGTCATCTTCCTCATCTGTTGGTTCAAATGTAACCTGCGGGAAAGAATCTACCAGAAGATTGGGCGTGGTCACAACTCGACCCAGTCGTCCTTGGCCGACACCAAGGACTACATGAATGGAAAAATGCAGCCACAGGTAGCAGTCAGACAGGAACATTTAGAAAATGAGGACAACGAATCACGTTGTGGATCTGTTCGGATTATAAATGGACAAGTCGTGAAATATAACCGTGGGGAGTTTCCATATATGAAACGTGAATCATGGAGATACATGTCATCAAAGTCAGTATCAAAGATCAGGCAGGAGATTCTACAGGACAAGGTGTTTCCTCCCCTGCCACCAATCTGGACGACGGCAGCAGATAGCAGTTCGTCTTTAGACAGTGAAACTGCTATGACGAAACCTTGGCTGCCGCAAGAGGgcaagggtcaaggtcatgagCAGCCCCCGCGGGAATCACAAATGTGGAATAACGAGAGACACTGCAGTTGGAGTCATAGTCCCCAGCGCCCTTCTGTCGATAACTCTCCTGTGAATATTAAACAACAAGGACAGAATGCAGATCTGCCGGAAAGTTCATCTGACACTTCTGATTCTCTTGGGACTAGTCCAGCAATACATCGTGAGAATACTGCGGTGCGACCGCTATATTTCTCACAAACACCAATACTGACACAATCCTCGATACACGGGAGTCCGAAACGTAATCATAACTATAATCAGAAAACTCTGAATGAAAAAATACCTGACAAGTCTTACGACTTATTTCTAAAAACTGAGCCTTCGACGGATAGCCGATTGACAATGACAGCAAATTCAAACGGGTGTCAAAAACAATTATTGCTGGATTCGCAGGATCTAGGGACGAGTACCGATGTGGATAACATCTACTTATCTGTGATGCCCAATGTAAGACCACCAATTGTTAGTGTGTAA